In Lodderomyces elongisporus chromosome 1, complete sequence, the DNA window ttaaaaaaagaatgtatTTTATAATAACCTAGTAGATGTCAATAAGGTATAAATAGCACCTATATTTCCTATTGTAAcgaatgaaaaataaatcaaccacaacagcaacaccaaaaaaaaaaacaaactattCTTTCAACTTTCACTTTGACAATCAAATTAGTTATAcaaaattttcttcttttagcTCCTTTATATCCTATAAGTTAATCTATCCAATATGAACCCAACGTTGATCAGAACATTAGCTGCTTCGAGCAAGACCGTGGCAAAGACAGCAGCCACTGCATCAAAACCTTCATACACTGTGGTTCCACAATACAAGTACTATTTGAGACGTATACCTTCGCTTGGTGTATGGGCTTCTGGCATTGCATTCTTTTTCGGATGGCCTCACTTGTACGTGTGGTACagcaatttcatttttaatGCACCAGGTAACAGAGGCCAATTCTACTAAATGCAATGATGCTATCATTGCCAGATGctaaagccaaaaaaaagaagaaaagaaaactttaATGAAATACATGCAAAGTatataagaaagaaacggaaattgaaaaaatagaaaagaaacccAAGTGCATAGCCACTTTAGGTTGTGTgggtttttttcttttttttaataaatggAATGTAATGAAGAGAATCATAAAAAGAAGCAGATGGATGCAAAGAAGACAAATGGGTTATGTAGTTAcgaatatatttatttttgatttgaaatgaataaaattactaatgatgatttggaaaacatTTCGGTATACTGTTTACTGTAACAATATTCTAATTGAGTTTATCAACATGGTTTCGCAGGCTTTGCAAGTCACGTGACCTAGcctttctttatctttataaagcatattttgtattgtagcatacaaatatatatatacatatacataaaaaataaaataattaattaaaattaattaaaattaattgCGCGCAGTCTGCGTGGCTCTCTGGCATCATCAATGCAATCTCGGAATTAAAATATATCTAATTAACCCCCACCAATgtgttaaaaaaaaagtatcatCTTTACGCCAATACCAACACTAATACCAGCACCAGTTTCCAAGTTTGAATCAAACTAACCACACAACTTTAACacatttttaaaaactttATAAAGCAGAATACAAAGTTATTCATAGTATTTGATATCACCATCGAATTGGGGAGAACACTTTAAACTTCAAATAACTTTTATCCGCCACAAAAATGTCCAGACCATTCCAGCCGATCTCAGACGTCATCAACACTTCACCGCCACAAAACAAGTCCCGCCCGCAAGATATCTATAGTGAGCCAGAGAACTTTTTAGAAGTCGAAGTCACCAATGCTCAAACTCATGGATACGGCTCGAATATGTACACGGACTACGAGATTATCTGTCGCACAAACATCCCGGCATTTAAGAAACGCCTGAGTAGAATTAGAAGAAGATATAGTGATTTTGTCGCATTCAGAAAAGTATTAGAGCAAGAGACTAATCGAGTGGTAATACCACAGTTACCGGGAAAAATCTTGTTGAATAGCAACAAGTTTAACGAATTGAATATTGAAAAGCGAAGACAAGGGCTAGAACGATTTCTAATCGTTGTGAGTGGTCATCCTTTACTACAAACTGGAAGTAAAAGTTTAATTGAGTTTattcaaaatgaaaaatgggATCCAAAACAAGCAGTTTATTAGACAGAATTTGAAACctgtccttttttttttaattttatttgtttttttctagaaaaaaaaaaaaggatttaacttgttttctttattattgaattagatatgtatattttaCAAGGTAGATATCTTGTAACCAATTAGAGATTATTGCAATAGATAAGGATTTAGACACATACatatctatctatctatatatatatatatgtaaacaTATACAGATATGTACAAATATGGATGTACAAGAAATCTGATAAAGTCAAAATGACACAGGGTGAATGTATGGGCTTGATGAATTAAACAATAGTTTTAATAACAAATCAATTAGCAAAGTGAACATCCATTTGTCATGTGAATCCATCACTTGCTATAAatactctttttctctataCCAATGCTCCAATCTGTAACGAGAATTTACAATTTGTGTCGGTGCAAACAAGCCTTCTACCAAATACTATGAgtgtctctttctctctataAGAATCAAAACCTTTGATTCTTGAGAAATCACATTCTTTAACTTTGCCAACTAGATTTGAACgtttctttccctttccccctatttttctttttttgaaaaaaaaagagagattaataaagaaaagaaaaaatctTAATACTAGAACTAAATCATACTCGTcaataatgaaaatattGTCAACCAACTTTTAAACTTCCTCTGCCCcatacttttcttttcttttctattcttttcttttcttttctaattttcttttctccctTGCTCCCTCATTCTTTGACTGTACTCTATTTTCCTTCAGCCAATTTATCCAATAATTTTGCATGTTCCTTTATCAATTGCTCGTGCTTGCTTCTTAAATCAGTGTATGCCTCTGAAACCTTGCTGAGTTTGAGCTCCAAATTCGCTGTGCTTTGCTGATTGTGTCCCCCATTTGCACCAGTATCGATTGTCTTGACTGTAGAGTTGACATCTGACAAGTTTTTAAACAGCAACTcctccattttctttttctctaaCCAATCGAGATCCTTG includes these proteins:
- the SNX3 gene encoding Sorting nexin-3, with protein sequence MSRPFQPISDVINTSPPQNKSRPQDIYSEPENFLEVEVTNAQTHGYGSNMYTDYEIICRTNIPAFKKRSSRIRRRYSDFVAFRKVLEQETNRVVIPQLPGKILLNSNKFNELNIEKRRQGLERFLIVVSGHPLLQTGSKSLIEFIQNEKWDPKQAVY